GTTTGTCACTAACGGCCCGATGATCGAATTCACGGTGAATGGAAAACGCCCTGGAGAAGAAATCATCGTGAAAAATAGCGATGAGGTGAAAGTCGAGGCGCGGGTGTGGGGCGGAAAAGGCCGCTTTACGCCGACCGAACTCGAAATCGTTTCACAAGGCGAGGTCATTAAACGCATTGAGCCTGTGCAAAAGAACCAGGAAGAAATACATGTGAAATTTTCGCTTCCCGCCAAAGACGGGTTTTGGATCGCGGCCCGCGCCAAAGGCAGCGACGGCTCGCAAGCGCACACCACGCCGATCTATGTGAAAAAGAACAATTTGCGCTTCTGGAATATTGATGAGACTGAGCGCTTGCTGGATGAACGAATGGAAAGTCTGCAAGAAGTCGAAGACATGCTCGAGGAATACAAGAGTCGTTTTGAGCGCGAATCAGGCAACTTTCTACTTATGCAATACGTTCAACAAGGGCCCGAATTAATGAAGCGGGTCGAGCGGGCGCGCAAAGCCTATCGTGATTTGCGGAATAAATACAATGCAGAACGTAAAGAGCGTGAATAGTAATCAATCAGATTGGAACGCACAATGAACTACGACACTCATTTCTTTAAAAACGTGATGGATAACATTGCCGACGGCGTGTATTTTGTGGATTGCGACCGCCAAATCACATACTGGAACAAAGGCGCCGAACGGATTACCGGATTTATGTCGGATGAAGTCATCGGGTCGAAGTGTTTTGATAATTTATTGAATCACGTTGATGGGGAAGGTACCCAACTTTGTCATGGCAAATGCCCGCTGGCTTATTGTATTGAAGACCAGAAATACCGTGAAGCCGATGTGTTTTTGCATCACAAAAACGGGCATCGCGTTCCCGTAAAAGTCAGAGCGAATCCATTATGCGACGACGATGGAAAAGTGATCGGCGCCGTTGAATTGTTTACCGATTCGACAACCTATATGGAAGCGATGGAGCGGATTAAAGCGCTTGAAAACGAAGCCTACCTCGACTTTTTGACTCAACTGCCAAACCGGAACTTTTTAGATAAAACATTGTTCAGC
This Candidatus Hinthialibacter antarcticus DNA region includes the following protein-coding sequences:
- a CDS encoding diguanylate cyclase: MNYDTHFFKNVMDNIADGVYFVDCDRQITYWNKGAERITGFMSDEVIGSKCFDNLLNHVDGEGTQLCHGKCPLAYCIEDQKYREADVFLHHKNGHRVPVKVRANPLCDDDGKVIGAVELFTDSTTYMEAMERIKALENEAYLDFLTQLPNRNFLDKTLFSRFEEWQRNQWSLGVVMFDIDHFKKFNDQYGHKMGDNVLCKVSETFQRNARAYDVIGRWGGEEFLAIVPNINSKALMSWADRFRLLIEKTSLRSEDKLLAVTVSAGATIAREADTIETLTKRADELLYQSKENGRNRVTID